One Trichoderma asperellum chromosome 5, complete sequence genomic region harbors:
- a CDS encoding uncharacterized protein (EggNog:ENOG41~CAZy:GH3~SECRETED:SignalP(1-27)): protein MAPFLDRVGVPAAAICILSSVVSLGHAGSIADTDKNEQLSARDSAAVSYYVPPYYPAPYGGWVADWQESYAKAKALVDSMTLAEKTNITGGTGIYMGRCAGNTGSALRVGFPQLCLNDSPAGVRHADNVTAFPDGITVGATFDKSLMYQRGVAIGKENRGKGVNVWLGPVVGPIGRKPKGGRNWEGFGADPVLQAVGARETIKGVQEQGVIATIKHFIGNEQEMYRMYNPFQYAYSSNIDDRTMHELYAWPFAESIRAGVGSVMMAYNAVNNTACTQHPYLINNLLKDEMGFQGFTQTDWLAHMSGVASAIAGLDMDMPGDTQIPLFGNSYWMYELTRSALNGSVPMDRLNDAATRIVAAWYQMGQDQGYPATNFDTNSGAAVNPLYPAAWPNSPSGVTNEFVQVQADHDVIARQISQDAITMLKNDDNILPLSPSQHLKVFGTDAQKNSAGVNSCTDRNCNTGTLGQGWGSGTVDYPYLDDPITAITAEASNVTFYNTDSFPSVGQVSASDVAIVFITSDAGENTYTVEGNHGDRDASGLYAWHNGDKLVQNAASKFSNVIVVIHTVGPLVLENWIDLPSVKAVLVAHLPGQEAGTSLTNVLFGHSSPCGHLPYTITKAESDMPSSVTTLINSEFLNQPQDPYTEGLYIDYRWVNKNNTKPRYAFGHGLSYTNFTYTAASIKKVTQLSSYPPARPAKSGILNFSQAIPSANQAVAPSGFNSIPRYIYSWLSQSDANNAVSDGKNGKYSYPPGYSTVQKPGPRSGGDQGGNPALWDVAYNLTVTVQNTGDSFAGKASVQAYLEFPDNISYDTPIIQLRDFEKTEELAPGASTTVTLTLTRKDLSVWDVVAQDWTVPAVDGGYKVWIGEASDDLSIVCHTDTLKCETGVTGPV from the exons ATGGCCCCGTTCCTCGATAGAGTTGGGgtgcccgccgccgccatctgTATTCTGTCCAGCGTCGTTTCACTAGGACACGCCGGCTCCATCGCCGACACAGACAAAAACGAGCAGTTGTCGGCCCGAGATTCAGCTGCGGTTAGCTATTACGTGCCGCCGTATTATCCTGCGCCGTATGGAGGATGGGTCGCCGATTGGCAGGAGAGCTATGCCAAAGCTAAAGCTCTTGTCGACTCCATGACTCTAGCAGAGAAGACAAATATCACTGGAGGAACTGGTATATACATGG G ACGATGTGCTGGAAACACAGGCTCTGCACTTCGGGTCGGCTTTCCCCAGCTATGTCTCAATGATAGTCCCGCGGGTGTGCGACATGCCGACAATGTCACAGCTTTCCCAGACGGCATTACGGTTGGTGCGACCTTTGACAAGTCGCTGATGTACCAGCGCGGCGTGGCCATTGGAAAGGAGAATCGAGGCAAGGGAGTCAACGTCTGGTTAGGACCTGTGGTTGGTCCAATTGGCCGCAAGCCAAAGGGTGGCCGCAACTGGGAGGGCTTTGGAGCCGATCCTGTGCTTCAGGCTGTTGGTGCAAGAGAGACGATCAAGGGAGTTCAGGAGCAGGGCGTGATTGCAACAATCAAGCACTTTATTGGCAATGAGCAGGAGATGTACCGCATGTACAATCCTTTCCAATATGCTTACAGCTCGAATATTG ATGACAGGACTATGCATGAACTCTACGCCTGGCCATTCGCCGAAAGCATTCGAGCAGGCGTTGGCTCCGTCATGATGGCATACAATGCT GTAAACAACACTGCGTGCACTCAGCACCCTTACCTCATCAATAACCTCCTCAAAGACGAGATGGGCTTCCAGGGCTTCACGCAGACCGACTGGCTCGCGCACATGTCCGGCGTTGCCTCTGCCATTGCCGGTCTCGACATGGACATGCCTGGCGACACTCAAATCCCGCTCTTTGGAAACTCTTACTGGATGTACGAGCTCACTCGGTCTGCTCTTAACGGGTCCGTCCCCATGGATCGCCTCAACGATGCGGCCACACGCATTGTTGCGGCATGGTATCAAATGGGCCAGGATCAGGGCTACCCGGCGACAAATTTTGACACCAATTCGGGCGCCGCGGTCAATCCCCTGTATCCTGCCGCGTGGCCAAACTCGCCGTCCGGAGTCACAAACGAGTTTGTTCAAGTCCAAGCCGATCACGACGTAATTGCTCGACAGATTTCTCAGGATGCCATTACCATGTTGAAGAACGATGACAACATTCTTCCCCTTTCGCCTTCACAGCATCTCAAGGTCTTTGGCACCGATGCTCAGAAGAACTCCGCCGGCGTTAATTCTTGCACAGATCGCAACTGCAATACTGGCACTCTTGGCCAGGGCTGGGGCTCCGGCACTGTCGACTACCCCTATCTGGATGATCCGATAACAGCCATTACCGCGGAGGCGAGCAACGTCACGTTCTACAACACTGATAGCTTTCCCTCAGTTGGCCAAGTCTCGGCCAGCGACGTTGCTATTGTATTCATCACATCAGACGCTGGCGAGAACACTTATACCGTTGAAGGCAACCATGGCGACCGTGATGCGTCTGGCTTATACGCCTGGCATAATGGCGATAAGCTCGTCCAAAACGCTGCCAGCAAGTTCAGCAACGTCATTGTTGTCATCCACACCGTTGGGCCGCTGGTGCTTGAGAACTGGATTGATCTCCCATCCGTCAAGGCCGTGCTTGTTGCTCATCTGCCGGGCCAAGAGGCTGGAACATCCCTGACAAACGTCCTCTTTGgccattcttctccttgtgGACATTTGCCCTATACCATCACCAAGGCCGAGAGCGACATGCCAAGTAGCGTTACCACGCTTATCAACTCGGAGTTTCTAAACCAACCTCAAGATCCCTACACCGAGGGCTTGTACATTGACTATCGCTGGGTCAACAAGAACAATACCAAGCCTCGATACGCTTTTGGCCATGGTTTGAGCTATACAAACTTCACCTACACAGCAGCCTCAATCAAGAAAGTCACTCAGCTAAGCTCATATCCTCCTGCTCGCCCTGCCAAGAGCGGCATTCTCAATTTTTCACAAGCCATCCCCTCCGCAAACCAAGCCGTTGCGCCGTCTGGCTTCAACTCCATCCCCCGCTACATCTACTCTTGGCTCTCCCAGAGCGATGCTAATAACGCTGTTTCCGATGGAAAGAATGGCAAATATTCCTACCCGCCCGGCTATTCTACCGTCCAGAAACCCGGTCCTCGCTCCGGCGGTGACCAGGGAGGCAACCCTGCGCTCTGGGACGTTGCGTACAACCTCACGGTGACTGTCCAAAACACGGGGGATTCGTTTGCCGGCAAGGCATCCGTGCAGGCGTACTTGGAGTTTCCAGACAATATCTCCTATGATACGCCGATTATCCAGCTTCGGGACTTTGAGAAGACGGAGGAATTGGCACCAGGGGCGTCTACGACGGTGACATTGACGCTCACACGAAAGGATCTGAGCGTGTGGGACGTGGTGGCTCAAGATTGGACAGTCCCTGCAGTGGATGGAGGATACAAGGTGTGGATTGGCGAGGCTAGCGATGATCTGAGTATTGTGTGCCATACAGACACATTGAAGTGTGAGACTGGCGTCACTGGGCCAGTGTAG
- a CDS encoding uncharacterized protein (EggNog:ENOG41) produces the protein MDITQLRTHKHKSLDLRGRTLTVTVGSTDPVTFSVHEHLICRTSDYFKTAMKAYWDTSTSGSVTLKEEDPEVFEVYLHWLYCETLPVRNDSPGQEGNNEYIQLAQAYVLGEMLQDVNFKDAVLDAILIKSRSTASDGLCWYPVGPAIRCIYEGTPESSAARRLLVDMYTCHGHEEWLTEWANEDDLPKQFLLDLAIAALKKRPQPPESLAEKVGTCEYHEHLPGSNSCYMYFSVSKRAEVVHIASCDTE, from the exons ATGGACATAACCCAGCTGAGAACGCACAAGCACAAGTCCCTGGA TTTGCGGGGTAGAACACTTACTGTTACGGTTGGATCAACCGACCCCGTGACGTTCTCCGTCCACGAGCATTTGATATGTCGCACTTCGGATTATTTTAAAACAGCTATGAAGGCTTATTGGGATACATCTACTAGTGGATCTGTTACTCTCAAGGAAGAAGACCCAGAAGTGTTCGAGGTATACCTGCACTGGTTGTACTGTGAAACACTCCCAGTCCGGAATGACAGCCCCGGACAAGAGGGGAACAATGAGTACATACAACTCGCACAAGCATACGTTTTGGGAGAGATGCTTCAGGATGTCAATTTCAAGGACGCTGTCCTAGATGCGATCTTGATCAAATCCCGCTCCACGGCATCAGACGGTCTGTGTTGGTATCCTGTTGGGCCGGCCATCCGCTGCATATATGAAGGGACTCCGGAATCATCGGCCGCTCGACGCCTTCTGGTTGATATGTATACTTGCCATGGACATGAAGAATGGTTAACGGAATGGGCCAATGAAGACGACCTGCCTAAACAATTCCTGCTCGATCTTGCCATTGCAGCCTTGAAAAAGAGACCTCAACCGCCCGAATCCCTGGCTGAAAAAGTAGGAACTTGCGAATATCATGAGCATCTACCTGGTTCTAACAgctgctacatgtacttttcaGTATCAAAGCGTGCTGAGGTAGTACACATCGCGTCCTGTGATACCGAATAG
- a CDS encoding uncharacterized protein (TransMembrane:2 (i177-197o203-223i)), with protein MTLQRPTPADEPFKVARAVHMADAVETNGSSNGSVSPVNGNGLNRTLSQRRASAPMAPPFMVSAPGKVIVFGEHSVVYGKPAIAAAISLRSYLHVTTLSKSKHTVSLRFPDIDLTHTWDIDNLPWAQFQHPDKKKSYFSLVTQLDPELLAALQPHIDEVSPDRPEEIRKVHRNSVTAFLYLFLSLGSPRFPGCLYTLRSTIPISAGLGSSASISVCLAAALLLQLRTLSGPHPDQPSEEARVQVERINRWAFVSEMCIHGNPSGVDNTVATQGKAVVFQRTDYNKPPSVRPLWDFPELPLLLVDTKQAKSTAVEVGKIGKLNKTHPKIIAPILEAMRHITDTASQLIEDEDFNPKDEESLRRLGELMAVNHGLLNALSVSHPRLERVRELIDHEGIGWTKLTGAGGGGCSITLLKPNVPDEKITKLDSQFEAEGYEKYSTTLGGDGVGVLWPAVLKNGTEEDEEGGMEIDVDKFLNAEGTEGVEQLVGVHGDAGEREGWKFWRVESE; from the exons ATGACATTGCAGCGTCCGACGCCAGCAGACGAGCCCTTCAAAGTTGCCAGAGCAGTCCACATGGCTGATGCTGTAGAGACCAACGGCTCCAGCAATGGGAGCGTGTCGCCGGTCAACGGCAATGGACTGAACCGCACTCTGTCGCAGCGCAGGGCATCTGCCCCAATGGCGCCGCCCTTTATGGTTTCTGCGCCAGGCAAGGTGATTGTCTTTGGAGAACACTCTGTTGTGTATGGAAAG CctgccatcgccgctgccATTTCACTACGATCCTACCTCCACGTCACAACGCTGTCCAAGTCAAAGCACACAGTCTCGCTTCGCTTCCCCGACATCGATCTCACCCATACCTGGGATATTGACAATCTTCCTTGGGCCCAATTTCAGCACccagacaagaagaagtcatATTTCTCATTGGTCACGCAGCTGGACCCTGAGTTACTGGCTGCTCTGCAGCCGCACATCGACGAAGTCTCCCCAGACCGGCCAGAAGAGATTCGAAAAGTTCACCGGAACTCTGTCACAGCATTCCTctatctcttcctctctcttggTTCGCCGCGCTTCCCAGGATGCCTCTACACTCTGCGCTCCACAATTCCTATTTCAGCTGGGttgggcagcagcgcctcCATATCCGTCTGTCTAgccgctgctctgctgcttcagctgcGGACGCTTTCTGGGCCTCATCCTGACCAGCCCTCAGAAGAGGCACGCGTTCAGGTTGAGCGAATCAACCGCTGGGCTTTTGTGTCTGAGATGTGTATTCACGGAAACCCTTCAGGAGTCGACAATACCGTCGCGACCCAGGGCAAGGCGGTGGTATTCCAGCGAACAGACTACAACAAGCCACCATCTGTGCGCCCATTATGGGACTTCCCCGAACTACCTCTGCTGCTTGTGGACACGAAACAGGCCAAGTCGACGGCAGTCGAGGTGGGCAAGATTGGAAAGCTGAACAAGACACACCCAAAGATCATTGCCCCAATTCTCGAGGCCATGCGCCACATCACAGATACTGCTTCCCAGTTaatcgaggacgaggattTCAACCCAAAAGACGAGGAAAGCCTACGGAGACTGGGTGAGCTCATGGCCGTCAACCATGGCTTACTAAATGCTCTGAGCGTATCACACCCCCGGTTGGAGCGAGTGCGTGAGCTGATAGATCACGAGGGCATTGGATGGACGAAGCTGActggcgctggtggtggcggttGCTCCATCACTCTGCTCAAGCCAAATGTGCCAGACGAGAAAATCACCAAGTTAGACAGCCAGTTTGAGGCCGAGGGTTACGAAAAGTACAGCACTActcttggtggtgatggcgtGGGTGTCTTGTGGCCCGCCGTTCTGAAGAATGGtaccgaagaagatgaagagggcgGAATGGAAATCGACGTGGATAAGTTCCTTAACGCAGAGGGCACTGAAGGCGTGGAGCAACTCGTCGGTGTCCATGGCGATGCGGGCGAGCGAGAAGGATGGAAATTCTGGCGAGTGGAAAGCGAGTAG
- a CDS encoding uncharacterized protein (BUSCO:EOG092D0CQQ) has product MLLPFRSRALPGLRQAQSRLALRSGWICSSCRTTPAAVQRWSSSQSSAGSSSEKPYYITTPIFYVNAAPHIGHLYTMVLADVIKRWQQIKGKEAFLCTGTDEHGMKIQRAALKHGMEPKEFCDGNSNKFRELVAAANISNDFFIRTTDQEHKDAVAEFWLHLKHSTPESLGLYKGSHEGWYCVSDECFYPEDLVRPSIAPQTGKKIMVSTETDNEVEWVKEETWFFPLTKYKDALLKLYDENPGWIKPAHRMAEAREWIENHLEDLSVTRPASRLNWGVSDPEDKSQTIYVWVDALINYITKAGYGSKWHTAKDDMGIWPADLQVIGKDILRFHTIYWPALLMALGLPVSKGYLCHNHWTMSNRKMSKSLGNVVNPFFAIQRWGIDPLRYFLMRNATFHKDMSYSNQLIGTVYMKELQANIGNLFYRIAKPKSSVRWSTLEAVTAFRDGHLNAWAEKHNSNDSEAIYFSLESHLSESPKTFCKEMDEYDTSAAIRVVFELLRETNRYVSDTKPWDLVKNQDPESRVLLNWVIFNSAEALRIAGILLQPIMPTKASELLDALGVRPDRRTLEFAAKGKDADYGTESKPAEPVPRMSKWDTLFPPTASADLSDDELLEHLRVALLDKTRNKMNQMAELLAMEARMGEEAVAKLLAETHAAKVGA; this is encoded by the exons ATGCTGCTCCCATTCAGGTCGCGGGCCCTCCCGGGGCTGCGGCAAGCTCAGTCAAGGCTTGCTTTGCGATCTGGCTGGATTTGCTCCAGCTGTCGAACAACTCCGGCTGCTGTACAACGCTGGAGCAGCTCTCAAAGCTCTGCGGGGTCCTCGAGCGAGAAGCCGTATTATATAACTACGCCAATCTTTTATGTCAATGCTG CTCCACATATTGGTCATTTATATACCATGGTCTTGGCGGATGTCATCAAGCGTTGGCAGCAGATTAAAGGTAAAGAAGCGTTTTTGTGCACGGGAACAGATGAGCATGGAATGAAGATTCAGAGAGCTGCGCTGAAGCATGGAATGGAGCCAAAGGAGTTTTGCGACGGCAACTCAAATAAATTTCGGGAATTAGTGGCGGCTGCCAATATTTCCAATGACTTCTTCATCCGAACGACTGACCAAGAACACAAGGACGCGGTAGCAGAATTCTGGCTACACTTGAAGCACTCTACCCCTGAGAGTTTGGGTCTATATAAGGGTTCCCACGAAGGTTGGTACTGTGTCAGTGATGAGTGTTTCTATCCTGAAGACTTGGTGCGGCCTAGCATTGCGCCTCAGACTGGAAAGAAGATTATGGTCAGCACTGAGACGGACAACGAGGTGGAATGGGTCAAGGAAGAGACTTGGTTTTTCCCATTAACGAAATACAAAGACGCTCTGTTGAAGCTCTATGACGAGAATCCCGGTTGGATCAAGCCTGCCCATCGAATGGCTGAAGCGAGAGAATGGATTGAGAACCATCTTGAAGACTTATCAGTTACAAGACCGGCTTCCAGGCTCAACTGGGGAGTATCTGACCCCGAGGATAAAAGTCAGACCATATATGTTTGGGTAGATGCTCTTATCAATTACATAACCAAAGCTGGATACGGAAGCAAATGGCACACGGCAAAAGACGATATGGGAATCTGGCCGGCCGACCTGCAGGTGATCGGAAAAGACATTTTGCGTTTTCACACAATTTACTGGCCCGCTTTGCTCATGGCCCTTGGATTGCCCGTCTCAAAGGGTTATCTTTGCCACAACCACTGGACCATGTCCAACCGCAAGATGTCCAAGTCACTGGGCAATGTTGTGAACCCATTCTTCGCCATTCAGCGATGGGGCATCGACCCCCTGCGATATTTCCTTATGCGCAACGCAACCTTTCACAAGGACATGAGCTACTCTAACCAGCTGATTGGCACCGTCTATATGAAGGAGCTGCAGGCAAACATTGGTAACCTTTTCTACAGAATcgcaaagccaaagtcgTCAGTTAGGTGGTCGACCCTGGAAGCTGTGACGGCCTTTCGCGATGGACATTTGAACGCTTGGGCCGAGAAACACAACTCAAATGATTCCGAGGCAATCTACTTCAGCTTAGAAAGCCACTTGTCCGAAAGTCCCAAGACTTTTTGCAAAGAAATGGACGAGTATGATACAAGTGCCGCGATTCGCGTAGTTTTCGAGCTGCTTAGAGAG ACAAACCGCTACGTTTCGGATACCAAGCCCTGGGATTTAGTCAAGAATCAAGACCCAGAGTCTCGTGTACTCTTAAACTGGGTAATCTTCAACAGCGCAGAAGCATTGCGCATTGCTGGCATCCTGCTCCAGCCCATTATGCCAACAAAGGCATCAGAGTTGCTGGATGCTTTGGGAGTCCGACCTGATAGACGAACCCTTGAGTTTGCTGCCAAAGGCAAGGACGCCGACTATGGCACTGAATCTAAGCCCGCAGAGCCGGTGCCTCGTATGAGCAAGTGGGACACGCTGTTCCCTCCAACTGCCAGCGCAGATCTCTCCGATGATGAGCTGCTAGAGCACCTCAGGGTTGCGTTACTGGATAAGACTAGAAACAAGATGAATCAgatggctgagctgctgGCCATGGAGGCGCGCATGGGAGAGGAGGCCGTCGCTAAGCTACTGGCCGAAACACATGCAGCCAAAGTTGGTGCATAA
- a CDS encoding uncharacterized protein (EggNog:ENOG41~SECRETED:SignalP(1-15)) codes for MKLFIAAALLTLGLAAPITETESHSIASRGSFSCPGGLINSSPMCCSVNVLGLLALDCRNVGPDGCVGSSKPNCCTLGTAGQGLICNEM; via the exons ATGAAGCTGTTTATTGCTGCCGCTCTTTTAACCCTGGGCCTCGCCGCCCCCATCACCGAGACTGAGTCTCACAGCATTGCCAGCCGCGGCTCCTTTTCCTGCCCTGGCGGCCTGATCAACAGCAGCCCCATGTGCTGCAGCGTCAACGTCCTTGGTCTTCTAGCCCTTGATTGCCGTAACG ttGGCCCAGATGGCTgcgttggcagcagcaagcctAATTGCTGCACTCTCGGAACT GCTGGACAGGGTCTTATTTGCAATGAAATGTAA
- a CDS encoding uncharacterized protein (BUSCO:EOG092D3FDW): protein MPAKPKATAKAANPEPKGKYQYIHAWLLQTAQYCNHQLTQAPSPAATPPDAPPVTVGERSKQRYYQTNPVERRFEEVGFPGLTPAEKKTYTHARLILPVANRQVSLSNKTDREYWKQVTKEGLPCRRLKNNYNWGTDKHGRDISTYRIDELKKRSLSQAKLTALNVLHQQFLLKREAARSKGAKLPQEDIDQEKQRRQEMAVLKRELYGEIPGPLANDPEWDDVIPIPQEESQDALARIAYPDDYAEAVSYLRAVMASEEYSPRCLRLTERVIAMNPGHYTVWLYRFKIVSALKLSITDEIQWLNDVALDHLKNYQIWHHRQLLLDHHYANTLSSDAEAAKQFAKSETDFISKILSKDTKNYHVWSYRQYLITKLDYWSPFELATTQSMIEDDLRNNSAWSHRFFIVFSDPSISTKGSASTEHDPKVPDAIIDREIAYAQEKIKLAPQNQSSWLYLRGVLAKGGRGLDTVGEFASQFFSNLGAEDEEVTSSHALDLMSEVYHKQGDIEKAKLCLKELSEKWDPVREGYWKYRLSELK, encoded by the exons ATGCCGGCTAAGCCAAAGGCCACTGCAAAGGCCGCCAACCCAGAGCCCAAAGGCAAGTATCAGTATATTCATGCTTGGCTACTCCAAACTGCACAGTATTGCAACCACCAGCTAACACAAGCTCCATCCCCTGCAGCTACGCCGCCTGATGCCCCCCCAGTGACTGTTGGCGAGCGGTCCAAGCAGCGCTACTACCAGACCAACCCTGTTGAGCGACGATTTGAAGAAGTTGGCTTCCCTGGCCTGACTccggcggagaagaagacgtaCACCCACGCGAGACTGATCCTCCCCGTCGCAAACCGTCAGGTGTCGCTGTCGAACAAGACCGACCGCGAGTACTGGAAGCAGGTCACCAAAGAAGGCCTCCCCTGCCGACGCCTCAAGAACAACTACAATTGGGGAACAGACAAGCACGGCCGGGACATCAGCACCTACAGAATCGACGAGCTCAAGAAGCGATCTCTGAGCCAGGCTAAACTGACCGCGCTCAACGTCCTCCACCAGCAGTTTCTACTCaagagagaagctgctcgcaGCAAAGGCGCCAAGCTTCCCCAGGAGGATATCGACCAGGAAAAGCAGAGGCGGCAAGAGATGGCGGTATTGAAGAGGGAGCTCTATGGGGAGATCCCCGGACCGCTTGCCAACGACCCGGAGTGGGATGATGTGATTCCCATTCCGCAGGAAGAGTCTCAGGATGCCTTGGCTAGGATTGCCTATCCCGACGATTATGCTGAAG CCGTCTCTTATCTCCGTGCCGTCATGGCATCCGAGGAGTACTCCCCTCGCTGCCTCCGCCTCACCGAGCGTGTCATCGCCATGAACCCAGGCCACTACACCGTCTGGCTCTACCGCTTCAAGATTGTATCCGCTCTCAAGCTCTCCATCACGGATGAAATCCAGTGGCTCAACGACGTCGCCCTGGACCACCTCAAGAACTACCAGATCTGGCACCAccgccagctcctcctcgaccACCACTACGCCAACACGCTCAGCTCCGACGCCGAGGCCGCCAAGCAGTTTGCCAAATCAGAGACCGATTTCATCTCAAAGATCCTCTCCAAGGACACCAAGAACTACCACGTCTGGTCGTACCGCCAGTACCTCATCACAAAGCTCGACTACTGGAGCCCCTTTGAGCTCGCCACCACTCAGAGCATGATTGAGGATGACCTGCGCAACAACTCGGCCTGGTCGCATCGCTTCTTCATTGTCTTCTCAGACCCGTCCATTTCGACAAAGGGCAGTGCATCTACGGAGCACGATCCCAAGGTGCCTGACGCCATTATCGACAGGGAGATTGCGTATGCACAAGAGAAGATTAAGCTTGCGCCTCAGAATCAGTCTTCTTGGCTGTACCTGCGTGGAGTCTTGGCCAAAGGTGGACGAGGCTTGGATACCGTAGGGGAGTTTGCCTCGCAGTTCTTCTCTAATCTGGgggctgaagatgaggaagtcACAAGCTCGCATGCGTTGGACCTCATGTCGGAAGTTTACCACAAGCAGGGCGATATTGAAAAGGCCAAGCTGTGCCTTAAAGAACTATCGGAGAAGTGGGACCCTGTGCGGGAGGGATATTGGAAGTACCGGCTGTCAGAGTTGAAATAA